The Streptomyces sp. NBC_00162 genome window below encodes:
- a CDS encoding DUF6262 family protein, translating to MTAGPASTEAAIAARRRQAEHKTAAVEKAIGQLRRERGRLTVRAIADRAGVSATFCYENPAARTLIKAAVADSRSRHDSLGQAEHDRIEGSWRERALNTEAELTRSQKEILTQRQRIGELMGHIRDFDQMVPGESVQALTTENTTLKRRVQQLAGEHRSLQERLEGARSNLRFAERRIADLEAQLLGQQETSGGQIE from the coding sequence ATGACCGCCGGGCCGGCCTCCACCGAAGCCGCCATCGCCGCCCGCCGCCGGCAAGCCGAGCACAAGACCGCCGCGGTCGAGAAAGCCATCGGCCAGCTCCGACGCGAACGCGGACGCCTCACCGTTCGGGCCATCGCCGACCGGGCCGGCGTCTCGGCCACGTTCTGCTACGAGAACCCAGCCGCACGGACCCTGATCAAGGCCGCGGTCGCCGACAGCCGCAGCCGCCACGACAGCCTCGGCCAGGCCGAACACGACCGCATCGAGGGATCCTGGCGCGAGCGGGCGCTGAACACCGAAGCCGAGCTCACCCGCAGCCAGAAGGAGATCCTCACGCAGCGGCAGCGGATCGGCGAGCTCATGGGGCACATCCGCGACTTCGACCAGATGGTCCCGGGCGAGTCCGTCCAGGCCCTGACCACCGAAAACACCACCCTCAAACGCCGGGTCCAGCAGCTGGCGGGCGAACACCGGAGCCTTCAAGAGCGTCTCGAGGGAGCCCGCTCCAACCTACGATTCGCCGAACGACGCATCGCCGACCTCGAAGCCCAGCTCCTGGGACAGCAAGAAACGTCTGGTGGCCAGATTGAGTGA
- a CDS encoding TetR/AcrR family transcriptional regulator: protein MAEHRSMQRGALLDAARSLLSEGGTEALTFPALAERTGLARSSVYEYFRSRAAVVEELCAVDFPVWAAEIEAAMEQAESPEAKIEAYVRSQLGLVGDRRHRAVVAISASELDAGAREKIRAAHGGLVAMIVEALSSLGQAEPRLAAMLLQGVVDAAVRRIELGAAEDPAVVTETAVAMALRGVRG from the coding sequence GTGGCCGAGCACCGGTCGATGCAGCGCGGCGCCCTGTTGGACGCCGCGCGTTCCCTGCTGTCCGAAGGCGGGACGGAAGCGCTGACCTTCCCCGCCCTCGCGGAGCGGACCGGGCTCGCCCGGTCCTCCGTGTACGAGTACTTCCGCTCCCGCGCGGCCGTGGTCGAAGAGCTGTGCGCGGTGGACTTCCCCGTCTGGGCCGCCGAGATCGAGGCGGCCATGGAGCAGGCCGAGTCGCCCGAGGCGAAGATCGAGGCCTACGTGCGGAGCCAGCTCGGACTGGTGGGCGACCGGCGGCACCGGGCGGTGGTCGCCATCTCCGCGAGCGAGCTGGACGCCGGGGCGCGGGAGAAGATCCGCGCGGCCCACGGCGGGCTGGTCGCGATGATCGTCGAAGCGCTGAGCTCTCTGGGGCAGGCGGAGCCGAGGCTGGCCGCCATGCTGCTGCAAGGGGTCGTGGACGCCGCCGTCCGGCGGATCGAGCTCGGTGCCGCCGAGGACCCGGCCGTCGTCACGGAAACGGCCGTCGCCATGGCGCTGCGGGGCGTCCGGGGCTGA
- a CDS encoding YraN family protein, whose translation MNAKGVAQQALGRYGEELAARRLAEAGMTVIARNWRCRGGEIDIVARDGDALVVCEVKTRRAGDFEHPMAAVRPGKAERLRTLAGRWLADHGGPPPGGVRIDLVGVLLPRRGAPVVEHVRGVA comes from the coding sequence ATGAACGCGAAGGGCGTGGCACAGCAGGCATTGGGGCGGTACGGCGAGGAGCTCGCCGCGCGGCGGCTGGCCGAGGCCGGGATGACCGTGATCGCGCGGAACTGGCGGTGCCGCGGCGGGGAGATCGACATCGTCGCCCGGGACGGTGACGCCCTCGTCGTGTGCGAGGTGAAGACCCGCCGGGCCGGGGACTTCGAACATCCCATGGCCGCCGTGCGGCCCGGCAAGGCCGAGCGCTTACGCACGCTCGCCGGGCGCTGGCTCGCCGACCACGGCGGACCGCCGCCGGGCGGGGTGCGCATCGACCTGGTCGGAGTCCTGCTGCCACGGCGCGGTGCGCCCGTGGTGGAGCACGTCAGGGGGGTGGCCTGA
- the rpsB gene encoding 30S ribosomal protein S2, which produces MAVVTMRELLESGVHFGHQTRRWNPKMKRFIFTERNGIYIIDLLQSLSYIDRAYEFVKETVAHGGSIMFVGTKKQAQEAIAEQATRVGMPYVNQRWLGGMLTNFSTVYKRLQRLKELEAIDFEDVAASGLTKKELLVLSREKIKLEKTLGGIREMSKVPSAVWIVDTKKEHIAVGEARKLHIPVVAILDTNCDPDEVDYKIPGNDDAIRSVTLLTRVIADAVAEGLIARSGAATGDSKPGEKAAAEPLAEWERDLLEGDKKADSDESAEAAAAPAEAAAETVEAPAVEAPAADAEAVEAPAADAEQA; this is translated from the coding sequence ATGGCCGTCGTCACGATGCGGGAGCTGCTGGAAAGCGGCGTCCACTTCGGTCACCAGACCCGCCGTTGGAACCCGAAGATGAAGCGCTTCATCTTCACGGAGCGCAACGGCATCTACATCATCGACCTGCTGCAGTCGCTGTCGTACATCGACCGCGCCTACGAGTTCGTGAAGGAGACCGTCGCGCACGGTGGCTCCATCATGTTCGTCGGTACCAAGAAGCAGGCCCAGGAGGCCATCGCCGAGCAGGCGACGCGCGTTGGTATGCCGTACGTCAACCAGCGGTGGCTGGGTGGCATGCTCACCAACTTCTCCACCGTCTACAAGCGCCTTCAGCGTCTGAAGGAGCTTGAGGCGATCGACTTCGAGGACGTCGCTGCCTCGGGTCTCACCAAGAAGGAGCTCCTGGTCCTCTCCCGCGAGAAGATCAAGCTGGAGAAGACCCTCGGTGGTATCCGCGAGATGTCGAAGGTCCCCAGCGCCGTCTGGATCGTCGACACCAAGAAGGAGCACATCGCCGTCGGTGAGGCGCGCAAGCTCCACATCCCGGTCGTCGCGATCCTCGACACCAACTGTGACCCCGACGAGGTCGACTACAAGATCCCGGGCAACGACGACGCGATCCGCTCCGTCACCCTGCTCACCCGCGTGATCGCCGACGCCGTCGCCGAGGGCCTCATCGCCCGTTCCGGCGCCGCGACCGGCGACTCGAAGCCGGGCGAGAAGGCCGCCGCCGAGCCGCTCGCCGAGTGGGAGCGCGACCTGCTCGAGGGCGACAAGAAGGCCGACTCCGACGAGTCGGCCGAGGCTGCGGCCGCTCCGGCCGAGGCCGCTGCCGAGACCGTCGAGGCCCCGGCCGTCGAGGCTCCGGCCGCCGACGCCGAGGCTGTCGAGGCCCCGGCCGCCGACGCCGAGCAGGCCTGA
- the whiG gene encoding RNA polymerase sigma factor WhiG has protein sequence MPQHTSGSDRAAVPPAARGSVRSTAPSSLEVLWRSYKDSGDERLREQLILHYSPLVKYVAGRVSVGLPPNVEQADFVSSGVFGLIDAIEKFDIDRSIKFETYAITRIRGAMIDELRALDWIPRSVRQKARAVERAYATLEAQLRRTPTESEVAGEMGIGVEDLHTVFSQLSLANVVALEELLHVGGEGGDRLSLMDTLEDTAADNPVEVAEDRELRRLLARAINTLPEREKTVVTLYYYEGLTLAEIGNVLGVTESRVSQIHTKSVLQLRAKLADVGR, from the coding sequence ATGCCCCAGCACACCTCAGGGTCCGACCGCGCTGCGGTGCCCCCCGCTGCCCGCGGCAGTGTGCGGTCCACCGCGCCCTCGTCCCTGGAGGTGCTCTGGCGCTCGTACAAGGACTCAGGTGACGAGCGGCTGCGGGAGCAGCTGATCCTGCACTACTCGCCGCTGGTCAAGTACGTGGCCGGCCGCGTCAGCGTGGGGCTGCCGCCCAATGTGGAGCAGGCCGACTTCGTCTCCTCCGGGGTCTTCGGACTGATCGACGCCATCGAGAAGTTCGACATCGACCGGTCGATCAAGTTCGAGACGTACGCGATCACCCGGATCCGCGGGGCGATGATCGACGAGCTGCGGGCGCTGGACTGGATCCCGCGATCGGTGCGGCAGAAGGCGCGTGCCGTGGAGCGGGCCTACGCCACGCTCGAGGCCCAGCTGAGGCGTACTCCGACGGAGAGCGAGGTCGCCGGGGAGATGGGGATCGGGGTGGAGGACCTCCACACGGTCTTCAGCCAGTTGTCCCTGGCCAACGTGGTCGCCCTGGAGGAGCTGCTGCACGTCGGCGGGGAGGGCGGCGACCGCCTCTCGCTGATGGACACCCTGGAGGACACGGCCGCCGACAATCCCGTGGAGGTGGCGGAGGACAGGGAGCTGCGGCGCCTGCTGGCCCGGGCCATCAACACGCTTCCCGAGCGCGAGAAGACGGTGGTCACCCTCTACTACTACGAGGGGCTCACGCTGGCCGAGATCGGCAACGTGCTGGGCGTCACCGAGAGCCGGGTCAGCCAGATCCACACCAAGTCCGTGCTGCAACTGCGGGCGAAGCTCGCCGATGTGGGGCGGTGA
- the dprA gene encoding DNA-processing protein DprA: MTPELLARAALTRVLEPGEERGGRWLREYGAVGLIRMLTGPEAEVAAPAGVGGERLAGYRRRAALADPRRDLALAAESGGRFVCPGSPEWPTQLDDLGDARPVGLWLRGRPNLRTWALRSVAVVGARACTPYGAHMAQILAAGLAERGWVVVSGAAYGIDGAAHRGALASGGATAAVLACGVDVAYPRGHAGLLGRIAGQGLVLGELAPGSHPTPSRFVLRNRVIAALTRGTVVVEAAHRSGSLVTARRAQELGRFTMGVPGPATSGLSAGVHELLRGEAVLVTDAAEVVELVGSIGELAPERRGPVLARDLLDPETGRVLEALPAGRPVQVEEVALASGNGTDEVIGRLYELHSLGFVERQGEGWQLTGQTPGGGTQTGATRRGGR, from the coding sequence ATGACGCCCGAGCTGCTGGCGAGGGCGGCGTTGACCCGGGTCCTGGAACCCGGGGAGGAACGGGGCGGGCGCTGGCTGCGGGAGTACGGCGCGGTGGGGCTGATACGGATGCTGACCGGGCCCGAGGCGGAGGTGGCGGCTCCGGCCGGGGTCGGGGGCGAGCGGCTGGCCGGGTACCGCAGACGGGCCGCGCTGGCCGACCCCCGGCGGGACCTGGCGCTGGCCGCCGAGTCGGGGGGCCGGTTCGTGTGCCCCGGGTCGCCGGAGTGGCCCACCCAGCTCGACGACCTCGGCGACGCCCGGCCCGTCGGGCTGTGGTTGCGGGGCCGGCCGAACCTGCGGACCTGGGCGCTGCGTTCGGTCGCCGTGGTCGGGGCCCGGGCCTGTACCCCGTACGGGGCGCACATGGCCCAGATCCTGGCCGCCGGGCTCGCCGAACGGGGCTGGGTCGTCGTCTCCGGAGCCGCGTACGGGATCGACGGAGCCGCCCACCGAGGGGCCCTCGCCTCGGGCGGCGCCACCGCAGCGGTCCTGGCCTGCGGGGTGGACGTCGCCTACCCCCGCGGACACGCCGGACTCCTCGGCCGGATCGCCGGACAGGGACTGGTCCTGGGGGAGCTGGCGCCCGGGAGCCACCCGACCCCGAGCCGGTTCGTCCTGCGCAACCGGGTCATCGCCGCCCTCACCCGGGGCACGGTCGTGGTGGAGGCCGCCCACCGCAGTGGTTCGCTGGTGACCGCCCGGCGGGCCCAGGAGCTCGGGAGGTTCACGATGGGCGTCCCCGGGCCCGCCACCAGCGGGCTCTCGGCCGGGGTGCACGAGCTGCTGCGGGGCGAGGCCGTACTCGTCACCGACGCGGCGGAGGTGGTCGAACTCGTCGGCTCCATCGGCGAGCTGGCCCCCGAGCGGCGCGGGCCCGTGCTCGCCCGGGACCTGTTGGACCCGGAGACCGGCCGGGTGCTCGAAGCGCTCCCGGCCGGCCGCCCGGTTCAAGTGGAGGAAGTGGCACTTGCCTCCGGCAACGGCACCGATGAAGTCATCGGCAGACTGTACGAACTTCACTCTCTGGGGTTCGTCGAACGGCAGGGCGAGGGCTGGCAGTTGACCGGACAAACGCCAGGAGGCGGCACACAAACCGGAGCCACCCGGCGAGGCGGTCGTTGA
- a CDS encoding integrase, giving the protein MPFGEVWRPPPKRPYGSSALQVLASCLKGFYLHQCALRGVNGDLRTALEVRRLPTQVDRDRSLLGHVMTSMPANPLAPRRRPRRRHPKMLPEGTRADLAPVVNTARDAMVVTWLSDTSMRIGGLTGLHLVDLHLREGADCGDCKSPHVHVCHRWGNANRAAAKIKPDWRLVDGVITGGEIYRASPAMVSSYFKYMTSEYAVHAAGHGMLLIQLAGPKRGEPWSADAARGMLRRAGRRADLPGRIKPQAFRHQFTNDVMDAADGDPLVAKAAGNWASAQMVDEVYGHPDLHSPKFDAALRTVWGEQ; this is encoded by the coding sequence ATGCCGTTCGGTGAGGTGTGGCGGCCGCCGCCGAAGCGTCCGTACGGTTCGTCTGCTCTGCAGGTCCTGGCGTCGTGCCTGAAGGGCTTCTACCTGCACCAATGCGCCCTTCGAGGGGTGAACGGCGATCTGCGGACGGCGTTGGAGGTCCGGCGCCTGCCCACGCAGGTGGACCGGGACCGCTCGCTGCTGGGCCACGTGATGACGTCGATGCCGGCCAATCCGCTGGCTCCTCGGCGTCGGCCGCGGCGCCGTCACCCGAAGATGCTGCCGGAAGGCACGCGGGCGGACCTGGCGCCGGTGGTGAACACGGCCCGCGACGCGATGGTGGTGACGTGGCTGTCGGACACCAGCATGCGGATCGGTGGCCTGACGGGGCTGCACCTGGTGGATCTGCATTTGCGGGAGGGCGCCGACTGCGGCGACTGCAAGAGCCCGCACGTCCACGTCTGTCATCGGTGGGGCAACGCGAACCGGGCGGCGGCGAAGATCAAGCCGGACTGGAGACTGGTCGACGGGGTCATCACCGGCGGGGAGATCTACCGGGCCAGCCCTGCGATGGTCAGCAGCTACTTCAAGTACATGACCAGCGAGTACGCGGTGCATGCCGCGGGGCACGGGATGCTGCTGATCCAGCTGGCGGGGCCGAAGCGGGGGGAGCCGTGGTCGGCGGACGCCGCCCGGGGCATGCTCCGGCGGGCCGGCCGCAGGGCTGATCTGCCGGGCCGGATCAAGCCGCAGGCGTTTCGGCATCAGTTCACCAACGACGTCATGGACGCCGCGGACGGCGACCCGCTGGTGGCGAAGGCCGCAGGGAACTGGGCTTCGGCCCAGATGGTCGATGAGGTCTATGGCCACCCGGACCTGCACTCGCCGAAGTTCGATGCCGCCTTGCGCACAGTCTGGGGTGAACAGTGA
- a CDS encoding tyrosine-type recombinase/integrase — MTAPSFDPIFRQDVISVPGDHPVYRWLCGVPDCQRPQNPGYDYCWEHWRQWSEVRKEGGCITDLLRMALPLQSKSHHDAPDCLVCPDNPASSWDGLCWNHHQIWNNRRQAGEEFDGWLPRQRPYPSFGQCQVEPCPERAAHPIGLCLRHKSRYEGQGSPGRGRVARNWRRWQPESSEPPPVSYADESRFRQWCRETGLANRSNGKLSLLGLRPLVKAEIQWCLFAHAQSPAGSIWPFAWVQYLVDHCRTTAVDSLVGLDLDACTMHPRKIAKRMLQHLRLIYFTREDSKDAGFIETDHFGVRFAGRDRRIDLTHITQRWLRDLLWDAIATRLTADPPRSRNPIDTIRRGIAELSAFLDTRAPGGGHDPTALAAEHMIDFVADQRHRAEHGLTSIALFALGGHGRNFEPTVVTKGTLGRTFNGARRVLRAALDSGNAEAIGLDRGFIVALPNAPTPSGRRRPFSDEVAKALADETNLESLAASDVNDRGARDIWETLVLTGRRCKEVREVRLECLGRHGNMPLFWHDQTKVGHLDEAIRIPERLHQRLLGRQEKTVALFVQRHGRPPTSQERLEIALFPRLQANRTMLNGAGYGWFHRLFRAWVDEIADTHCVPHQARHTLATNLLRNGADLTHVKRYLGHVSNTMAEHYVHLANTDPKLNDALNAIWVGGPGSAQPGSLLSGGEPMTREEAEAMAIDLTRKSTPAEGGFCTFQPVVNGDACPWNLDCHNCDKFVLSGADLVYWHRKREHWRMLAEGAPDSATADYLHGLFEPTAHAIAGLERALEAVGLLDEALALDLRRPQDYFGRVWATAFRAQELAQAEAGEVA, encoded by the coding sequence ATGACGGCTCCGTCGTTCGACCCGATCTTCCGCCAGGACGTGATCAGCGTCCCGGGGGACCACCCGGTCTATCGCTGGCTGTGTGGTGTTCCGGACTGCCAGCGGCCCCAGAATCCCGGTTACGACTACTGCTGGGAACACTGGAGGCAGTGGTCCGAGGTCCGCAAGGAGGGCGGATGCATCACGGACCTGCTTCGCATGGCCCTTCCGCTGCAGTCGAAGTCGCACCACGACGCTCCGGACTGCCTGGTCTGCCCGGACAATCCGGCCTCGAGCTGGGACGGGCTGTGCTGGAATCACCACCAGATCTGGAACAACCGGCGCCAGGCCGGCGAGGAGTTCGACGGTTGGCTGCCGCGGCAGCGGCCCTACCCCTCGTTCGGCCAGTGCCAGGTCGAGCCGTGTCCCGAGCGGGCCGCTCACCCGATCGGGTTGTGTCTGCGGCACAAGTCCCGCTACGAGGGCCAGGGCTCTCCCGGACGGGGGCGGGTCGCCCGGAACTGGCGGCGCTGGCAGCCCGAGTCGTCTGAGCCGCCGCCGGTCTCCTACGCGGATGAGAGCCGCTTTCGGCAGTGGTGCCGGGAGACGGGGCTGGCCAACCGGTCGAACGGCAAGCTGTCCCTGCTGGGCCTGCGGCCGCTGGTGAAGGCGGAGATCCAGTGGTGCCTGTTCGCTCACGCTCAGAGCCCGGCGGGCAGCATCTGGCCGTTCGCCTGGGTTCAGTACCTCGTCGACCACTGCCGGACCACGGCGGTCGACTCCCTCGTCGGGCTGGACCTGGACGCCTGCACGATGCACCCTCGCAAGATCGCCAAGCGGATGCTGCAGCATCTGCGGCTGATCTACTTCACCCGAGAAGACTCCAAGGACGCCGGATTCATCGAGACGGATCACTTCGGAGTTCGCTTCGCCGGCCGAGACCGGCGCATCGACCTGACCCACATCACCCAGCGCTGGCTGCGGGACCTGCTCTGGGACGCGATCGCGACCCGGCTGACGGCCGACCCGCCCCGCTCCCGCAATCCGATCGACACCATCCGCCGCGGGATCGCCGAACTTTCGGCCTTCCTCGACACCCGGGCACCCGGCGGGGGCCACGACCCGACGGCCCTGGCCGCCGAGCACATGATCGACTTCGTGGCGGACCAGCGGCACCGGGCCGAACACGGCCTGACCTCGATCGCCCTGTTCGCCCTCGGCGGGCACGGCCGCAACTTCGAGCCCACCGTGGTCACCAAGGGAACCCTCGGCCGGACCTTCAACGGAGCCCGCCGCGTCCTTCGCGCCGCCCTGGACAGCGGAAACGCCGAAGCCATCGGCCTGGACCGCGGCTTCATCGTCGCCCTGCCCAATGCCCCCACACCCAGCGGCCGCCGCCGCCCCTTCTCCGACGAGGTGGCCAAAGCCCTCGCGGACGAGACCAACCTCGAGAGCCTCGCCGCATCGGACGTCAACGACCGAGGCGCCCGCGACATCTGGGAAACCCTGGTCCTGACCGGCCGACGCTGCAAGGAAGTGCGAGAAGTACGGCTCGAGTGCCTGGGCCGGCACGGCAACATGCCCCTGTTCTGGCACGACCAGACCAAGGTCGGCCACCTCGACGAGGCCATCCGCATCCCCGAACGCCTCCACCAGCGTCTCCTTGGACGTCAGGAGAAGACCGTCGCCCTGTTCGTCCAGCGGCACGGGCGGCCACCCACCTCCCAGGAACGTCTGGAGATCGCGCTCTTCCCGCGGCTGCAGGCCAACCGCACCATGCTCAACGGCGCCGGCTACGGCTGGTTCCACCGGCTGTTCAGGGCATGGGTCGATGAGATCGCCGACACCCACTGCGTCCCCCACCAGGCCCGCCACACCCTGGCCACGAACCTGCTTCGCAACGGAGCGGACCTCACCCACGTCAAGCGCTACCTCGGCCACGTCTCCAACACCATGGCCGAGCACTACGTCCACCTCGCCAACACCGACCCCAAGCTCAACGACGCCCTCAACGCGATCTGGGTCGGCGGGCCCGGCTCAGCCCAACCCGGATCCCTCCTCTCCGGAGGCGAGCCGATGACCCGCGAGGAAGCCGAGGCCATGGCCATCGACCTCACCCGCAAGTCCACCCCCGCCGAGGGCGGCTTCTGCACCTTCCAGCCCGTCGTCAACGGCGACGCCTGCCCCTGGAACCTCGACTGCCACAACTGCGACAAGTTCGTCCTCTCCGGTGCTGACCTCGTCTACTGGCACCGCAAGCGCGAGCACTGGCGGATGCTTGCGGAGGGTGCTCCGGACAGCGCGACCGCCGACTACCTGCACGGGCTCTTCGAGCCCACCGCCCACGCGATCGCCGGCCTGGAAAGAGCACTGGAGGCCGTCGGCCTCCTCGACGAGGCCCTCGCCCTCGATCTCCGCCGGCCCCAGGACTACTTCGGCAGGGTCTGGGCCACCGCCTTCAGGGCCCAGGAACTCGCCCAGGCCGAAGCCGGGGAGGTCGCATGA
- a CDS encoding ATP-binding protein, whose product MPEAPEFRPQVLDALRQPLESGHIVVARAAGVVRLPARFLMVLAANPCPCGRHTLHGAGCDCPPSSIRRYQARLSGPLLDRVDLRIEVEPVSRSDLLGHGGRGESSATVAERVALARARAAHRLDDTPWRINSEVPGRELRTRWQPDPGALAQAERDLERGVLTARGLDRVLRVAWTVADLAGRGRPSALDVAVALELRTGIARGVPLMTGERS is encoded by the coding sequence GTGCCAGAGGCACCGGAGTTCCGTCCCCAAGTGCTGGACGCGCTGAGGCAGCCCCTCGAATCGGGGCACATCGTGGTGGCCCGGGCCGCGGGAGTGGTGCGCCTGCCGGCCCGGTTCCTGATGGTGCTCGCGGCCAACCCCTGTCCCTGCGGGCGGCACACCCTGCACGGCGCGGGCTGTGACTGCCCGCCCTCGTCGATCAGGCGGTACCAGGCGCGGCTGTCGGGTCCCCTGCTGGACCGCGTGGACCTGCGCATCGAGGTCGAACCCGTCAGCCGGTCCGACCTGCTCGGGCACGGCGGACGGGGCGAGAGCAGCGCCACCGTGGCCGAGCGGGTCGCCCTGGCCCGGGCCCGGGCGGCCCACCGCCTCGACGACACCCCCTGGCGGATCAACAGCGAGGTCCCCGGGCGGGAACTGCGCACGCGGTGGCAGCCCGATCCCGGGGCGCTGGCGCAGGCCGAGCGGGATCTGGAGCGGGGGGTGCTCACCGCGCGCGGGCTGGACCGGGTGCTGAGAGTGGCCTGGACCGTGGCGGACCTGGCGGGCCGGGGCCGTCCCAGCGCCCTCGACGTGGCCGTGGCGCTGGAGCTGCGCACGGGCATCGCACGAGGCGTTCCGCTCATGACGGGGGAGCGGTCATGA
- a CDS encoding M23 family metallopeptidase: MTTLLLSLLLALVQTSLGPVLGVRPLPPPLSVARWWDPPPTPYAAGHRGVDLSAPVGAELRAVAAGRVHYAGMVAGRGVLSLALPNGLRTTYEPVRPLVAEGERVTAGQVVAVLTEGSHCPEPCLHWGLLAGEAYLNPLALLPRPAPRLLPMAGSAAGLSPGRPAAPWRRPFP; the protein is encoded by the coding sequence ATGACGACACTGCTGCTCAGCCTGCTGCTGGCCCTGGTCCAGACGTCCCTCGGCCCCGTCCTCGGGGTCCGGCCACTGCCCCCGCCCCTCTCGGTGGCGCGCTGGTGGGACCCGCCCCCGACCCCGTACGCGGCCGGCCACCGCGGGGTGGACCTGTCGGCGCCGGTGGGCGCGGAGCTCCGCGCCGTGGCGGCGGGCCGGGTCCACTACGCGGGCATGGTCGCCGGCCGCGGGGTCCTCTCTCTCGCGCTGCCGAACGGCCTGCGCACCACCTACGAGCCGGTCCGCCCCCTGGTCGCGGAGGGCGAACGGGTCACGGCGGGCCAGGTCGTGGCGGTCCTGACGGAGGGCTCCCACTGCCCGGAACCGTGCCTCCACTGGGGCCTGCTCGCGGGCGAGGCGTACCTCAACCCACTCGCCCTGCTCCCCCGCCCGGCACCCCGCCTGCTGCCGATGGCCGGCTCCGCCGCCGGCCTCAGCCCCGGACGCCCCGCAGCGCCATGGCGACGGCCGTTTCCGTGA
- the tsf gene encoding translation elongation factor Ts, translating into MANYTAADVKKLRELTGAGMLDCKNALVDADGDVEKAQEALRIKGQKGVAKREGRSAENGAVVSLIADDNTSGVLVELKCETDFVAKGEKFLAVANQLAAHVAATSPADIEALLASEIEAGKTVTAFVDEANANLGEKIVLDRFAQFTGGYVSSYMHRTMPDLPFQIGVLVELDKENAEVARGVAQHIAAFAPQWLSAEDVPADKVESERRIAEEVTRAEGKPEAAIAKIVEGRVNGFFKDATLLGQAYALDNKKSVQKVLDEAGVTLKRFTRIKVGI; encoded by the coding sequence ATGGCGAACTACACCGCCGCTGACGTCAAGAAGCTCCGCGAGCTCACCGGCGCCGGCATGCTGGACTGCAAGAACGCGCTCGTGGACGCCGACGGCGACGTCGAGAAGGCCCAGGAGGCCCTCCGTATCAAGGGTCAGAAGGGCGTCGCCAAGCGCGAGGGCCGTTCTGCCGAGAACGGTGCCGTCGTCTCCCTGATCGCCGACGACAACACCTCCGGTGTCCTCGTCGAGCTGAAGTGCGAGACCGACTTCGTCGCCAAGGGCGAGAAGTTCCTGGCCGTCGCCAACCAGCTGGCCGCCCACGTGGCCGCCACCTCCCCGGCCGACATCGAGGCGCTCCTCGCGTCCGAGATCGAGGCCGGCAAGACCGTCACCGCTTTCGTCGACGAGGCCAACGCCAACCTCGGCGAGAAGATCGTCCTGGACCGCTTCGCGCAGTTCACCGGCGGTTACGTGAGCTCGTACATGCACCGCACGATGCCCGACCTGCCGTTCCAGATCGGTGTCCTCGTCGAGCTCGACAAGGAGAACGCCGAGGTCGCCCGCGGCGTCGCGCAGCACATCGCCGCGTTCGCCCCGCAGTGGCTGTCCGCCGAGGACGTCCCGGCCGACAAGGTCGAGTCCGAGCGTCGCATCGCCGAAGAGGTCACCCGCGCGGAGGGCAAGCCCGAGGCTGCCATCGCGAAGATCGTCGAGGGTCGCGTCAACGGCTTCTTCAAGGACGCCACGCTGCTCGGCCAGGCCTACGCCCTGGACAACAAGAAGTCCGTCCAGAAGGTCCTGGACGAGGCCGGTGTCACCCTGAAGCGCTTCACCCGCATCAAGGTCGGCATCTGA
- the pyrH gene encoding UMP kinase, whose translation MNQGVDTHTASDDKSDQDKKGRRFMLKLSGEAFSGGRGLGVDPDVVHAIAREIAAVVRDGAEIAVVIGGGNFFRGAELQQRGMDRARSDYMGMLGTVMNCLALQDFLEKEGIDSRVQTAITMGQVAEPYIPLRAVRHLEKGRVVIFGAGMGMPYFSTDTTAAQRALEIDAEALLMGKNGVDGVYDSDPKKNPDAVKFDALEYGEVLSRDLKVADATAITLCRDNKLPILVFELLAEGNIARAVKGEKIGTLVSDQGTRA comes from the coding sequence ATGAATCAGGGCGTGGACACCCACACCGCATCCGACGACAAGAGCGACCAGGACAAGAAGGGCCGCCGCTTCATGCTGAAGCTGTCGGGCGAAGCCTTCTCGGGTGGCAGAGGACTGGGCGTCGACCCCGACGTCGTCCACGCCATCGCGCGCGAGATCGCCGCGGTGGTCCGTGACGGCGCGGAGATCGCCGTCGTGATCGGCGGCGGAAACTTCTTCCGCGGCGCCGAGCTCCAGCAGCGCGGCATGGACCGGGCCCGGTCCGACTACATGGGCATGCTCGGCACCGTGATGAACTGCCTCGCACTCCAGGACTTCCTGGAGAAGGAGGGCATCGACTCCCGCGTGCAGACCGCCATCACCATGGGTCAGGTCGCGGAGCCGTACATCCCGCTGCGCGCCGTACGGCACCTGGAGAAGGGCCGCGTCGTGATCTTCGGCGCCGGCATGGGCATGCCGTACTTCTCCACCGACACCACGGCCGCCCAGCGCGCCCTGGAGATCGACGCCGAAGCCCTGCTCATGGGCAAGAACGGTGTCGACGGCGTCTACGACTCCGACCCGAAGAAGAACCCGGACGCGGTGAAGTTCGACGCGCTGGAGTACGGCGAGGTCCTGTCCCGCGACCTCAAGGTCGCGGACGCCACCGCCATCACGCTGTGCCGCGACAACAAGCTGCCGATCCTCGTCTTCGAACTGCTCGCCGAGGGCAATATCGCCCGCGCCGTCAAGGGTGAGAAGATCGGCACGCTCGTCAGCGACCAGGGAACCCGGGCCTGA